One stretch of Lytechinus variegatus isolate NC3 chromosome 17, Lvar_3.0, whole genome shotgun sequence DNA includes these proteins:
- the LOC121431383 gene encoding uncharacterized protein LOC121431383 isoform X1 gives MQLNQVYLKKNQYTIVVGHSDIAMDAGMNYSSYYEWTSSWNTLKFSSYKWTSWAEDNNPTQYEYEHGDEWNPPVGEHNFNYDNALNYMIGITAIVGVVVTSITSLMIACHRRIRNKRFIFAFNIILADFLVDTVVSLQYVFIKWLADGRSDGLFRAVEFLMPVLFQSSNLVSTANVLLVAVDQFIAFKIDPFGTKNILTTSRRIIISFSVWAAMIGLSVLSHQMLQTRMDLVRICSCNFFIIVTGVCYALVYRTIAKTPLTSDGSQLQERKKKTKRVMRIYSLILLASLILYTLPDVIMVIVYYIGVSYNTMLWIQFSRLLPLTVNTLVNACIYWWRMIDVRDIFTCTSTNHM, from the exons ATGCAACTGAATcaagtatatttgaaaaaaaatcagtacaCAATTGTGGTAGGACATTCAGATATTGCAATGGATGCCGGCATGAACTACTCTTCGTATTACGAATGGACTTCCTCATGGAATACATTGAAATTTTCTTCGTATAAATGGACGTCGTGGGCTGAAGATAACAACCCTACCCAATACGAGTATGAGCATGGCGATGAATGGAACCCGCCTGTCGGCGAGCACAACTTCAACTATGACAATGCTCTTAACTATATGATCGGGATCACGGCCATTGTTGGCGTTGTTGTGACCAGCATCACCTCTCTCATGATCGCCTGTCATCGTCGAATTCGAAACAAACGATTCATTTTTGCCTTCAACATCATTCTGGCCGATTTTCTTGTTGATACCGTCGTCTCGCTCCAGTATGTATTTATCAAATGGCTTGCTGATGGGCGATCG GATGGCTTGTTTCGTGCAGTAGAGTTCTTAATGCCTGTCCTCTTCCAAAGTTCTAATTTGGTGTCTACTGCTAATGTTCTTCTTGTTGCCGTGGATCAATTCATTGCCTTCAAAATCGATCCATTTGGCACGAAGAACATCCTCACCACCTCCCGACGTATCATCATATCTTTCTCAGTTTGGGCAGCTATGATCGGGCTGTCTGTTTTAAGTCATCAGATGCTACAAACCAGGATGGACCTCGTGCGAATTTGCTCATGCAATTTTTTCATAATTGTCACCGGTGTGTGCTATGCCCTGGTATACAGAACAATTGCAAAAACGCCTCTTACGTCAGACGGGAGTCAGCTTCAGGAACGAAAGAAGAAGACCAAACGAGTCATGCGCATCTACAGTCTAATACTGCTCGCTAGTCTGATTCTCTATACTCTTCCAGATGTCATAATGGTCATCGTGTACTATATAGGAGTTTCCTACAACACGATGCTATGGATTCAGTTCAGCCGACTTCTTCCGCTCACTGTAAACACGCTCGTAAACGCGTGTATTTACTGGTGGCGGATGATTGACGTTCGTGATATTTTCACGTGCACATCCACCAATCACATGTAA